AGACCTAGGAACCATTGTAGCTGCCCTAGCCACAGGACAAATCCCGTACACCACCGGCCAAATCATAGCTCCAGATGGTGGCATGGGGATTTTGACTTTGTAGGAGGGCTTTGCAGGAGTTACTCTTGGCAACCCCCAAATTCCGTTTGAAAAACACTGCCATTCTCTACAAAAAAACCTGGCTTCATTAATATGTACGCACCAGCTTTGTAGGTTGACCTTGTATTTACACCTGTAATGCTATTATTGGCTTCAATATACCCTCCGTTTGCCGAGGCTTCTAGCATTGTATTCCCTGATGTAATCTGGTCATTTGGATTTGTTAAACTTAAAGACATAGCACATGGAGGTGGGCATTCGTCTAAAATGGAGAAATCATAAGGAGAGCCATTACTTATCACAGGATTGCTTGAAACTATCCTTATTAAATAACCAGCTCCTAAACTAACACCCGAAGGAATAGTAGCGGTAATAGTACCAGATGAAGAACTGTTTATAGAACCAATAACGGTAGGTGAGGAAAAACTCCCATTTTCATCTGACAGCTGAGCTGTAAATACATTAGCAACAGCAAAACTTCCACCAGCTTCATAAGGAATATTGAAGACTGTTTCCTTGCACCATGCTTCTGGAACTTCTGTGGCTACTACCACGTCGTCTTGGACCGTAAAAGACTTTAAGCCTACCATACTCCACTTACCATTTTGGTCTTTGGCTCTTATAAAAAGCTTGTGTTCACCATTAGCAAGTGAATTTAAGTTAATCATCAAGTTTTTTTGTACTTCAAAACCACTAGAAAAGCTAATAGATGTGGCACTTCCGTAACCAGGGTCGTTATCTATAAAATATTCAATTTGGGTTATTGCCGGTAAGGCATTAACGGGAAGTCTGTCAATATAAAATGGCCTTACCAGTACCTGACTCCATTTGCCATTTTCGT
This sequence is a window from Arcticibacterium luteifluviistationis. Protein-coding genes within it:
- a CDS encoding 3-coathanger stack domain-containing protein, giving the protein MKKILFLLLLTVNAIAQNITKVEYFIDDDPGYNLGTEVALTAGTPQNLFFPVSLTGENEGFHFLTIRAKDENDKWGMPLVRPFYVTSLSSLLVKSDIVKMEYFVDADPGYGLATNVPITSGSSVDKNIAVTLASNLSSGFHFFSIRAKDENGKWSQVLVRPFYIDRLPVNALPAITQIEYFIDNDPGYGSATSISFSSGFEVQKNLMINLNSLANGEHKLFIRAKDQNGKWSMVGLKSFTVQDDVVVATEVPEAWCKETVFNIPYEAGGSFAVANVFTAQLSDENGSFSSPTVIGSINSSSSGTITATIPSGVSLGAGYLIRIVSSNPVISNGSPYDFSILDECPPPCAMSLSLTNPNDQITSGNTMLEASANGGYIEANNSITGVNTRSTYKAGAYILMKPGFFVENGSVFQTEFGGCQE